The Dyadobacter sp. 676 DNA window CGTTTTAACGGAATATCAGCCCGACTACTCCAATCCGGGTCAGGATCATTTTGTGTTTACCTACAAAATCCTGATCGAGAACCACAGCGAGCATACCGTGAAGCTTCTCAGAAGGCATTGGCTGATTTACGACGCCAACGGAACCGTGCGCGAGGTCGAGGGCGCGGGCATTGTGGGTCTCCAACCGGTGCTGGAACCCGGCGATGTGCACGATTACGTTTCGGGCTGCAACCTGCGGACAGACATGGGCAAGATGGCGGGGACTTACCTGATGGAGCGCGTGCTCGACGGCCGGCAGTTCCGCGTCGTCATTCCCGCATTCTCGCTCGTAGCGCCTTATCGCCTCAACTGAATCATCGGGGAATCCGATCCTAAATTTCCACTGCATTGATTGCTGCTTACATTAAGTACCTTTTGCGCTCGGGCAACGAGCATTCCATTCATTCTCCCTTCCTGTTTGAGCTTTACAACAATGTGATCGCCGTCCGCAGGGACACCAATCCGGCATATGAGGCGATCCGCTCGCTGCGCAGGGAGCTGCTGCGCTCCGGGGAGCAAATCGAAATCCTCGACCTCGGCGCAGGCTCGCGCATCAACAAATCGAACCTGCGGGAGATTAAAACGATCGCAAAAAACGCAGAAAAACCCGCAAAATTCGGCCGCCTTTTCTACCGGCTAATCCGGCGTTTTCAACCGGCGACGATCCTCGAACTCGGCACCTCCCTGGGGTTGACTACATTATATATGTCCAAAGCCGGGCCCGACGCGCAGCTGATCACCTTCGAGGGTTGCCCCCAAACCGCGCGCAAGGCGCAGGAGCATTTCAGGCGGCAGAATGCGACTAATATCGAAGTAGTGCTGGGCAATATCGACGAGACCTTGCCCGCGCGCCTCGCATCGCTCGACCGCCCCATCGACTTCGCGTATTTCGACGCCAACCACCGGTACGAACCGACCGTCCGCTACTTCGAGCAATGTCTTCCGCACATTCAGAACGGCTCGCTGTTCATTTTTGACGACATATATTGGTCCGCTGAGATGACACAGGCCTGGGAATATATCAAAGCACATCCCAAAGTAACTGTAACAGTCGACCTGTTCTGGATCGGACTGGTGTTCTTTCGGAGCGAGCAAGCGAAGGAGAACTTCACGCTCAGATTTTAATATTTTACCGTTAAATATTAAGACATTCCGTTGGATAATTACAGACGCTGAGCGAAGCCGGGTTCATGGCAAAGTTTGCTATTTTGCGCCTCTCGTCTCAACTTCCAT harbors:
- the apaG gene encoding Co2+/Mg2+ efflux protein ApaG, with protein sequence MVSKVTDGVKVTVLTEYQPDYSNPGQDHFVFTYKILIENHSEHTVKLLRRHWLIYDANGTVREVEGAGIVGLQPVLEPGDVHDYVSGCNLRTDMGKMAGTYLMERVLDGRQFRVVIPAFSLVAPYRLN
- a CDS encoding class I SAM-dependent methyltransferase; the encoded protein is MIAAYIKYLLRSGNEHSIHSPFLFELYNNVIAVRRDTNPAYEAIRSLRRELLRSGEQIEILDLGAGSRINKSNLREIKTIAKNAEKPAKFGRLFYRLIRRFQPATILELGTSLGLTTLYMSKAGPDAQLITFEGCPQTARKAQEHFRRQNATNIEVVLGNIDETLPARLASLDRPIDFAYFDANHRYEPTVRYFEQCLPHIQNGSLFIFDDIYWSAEMTQAWEYIKAHPKVTVTVDLFWIGLVFFRSEQAKENFTLRF